The DNA segment CTATGCTGCGGCACGTGGATGGGACATGATGGGCAAAATTCCAGACAAACTCGATTGGCACTGTTTGCAGGTGTTTCAGTATTCCGAGGAGGCCGGGTTCTCTGTTGACGCACTCAATGTGCCACTTGTGCCCGCGCAGGAGAGTGCGTGATGAGTGACGTCATGGTCTATGTTCAGCACTTGCTTGGCATTGGTCACGTGCGCCGCATGGCGTTGATCAATCAGGCGCTTCGCAATGAAGGGCTTGGCGTCACGGTCGTAAGCGGCGGTGTGCCCGATGACAGCCTTAATTTCGCGGCCAATGAAGTTGTTCAGCTTTTCCCGTGCAAGACATCCGATACTGGTTTCTCAGGGCTTGTCGATCCTGAAGGGAACGCCTTGGGGGACGACTGGCAGGAAGAACGTAAAAGACAACTGCTGACCGCGTTTAAGGAAACAGCGCCGAAACTGCTTTTGGTCGAAATGTTCCCATTCGGGCGCCGCGCATTTCGGTTCGAATTGATTCCGCTATTTGACGCGGCGAATGAAGCAGGCATTCCGATCATTTGTTCTGTCAGAGACCTTTTGGTGCGTAAAAAAGACATCGGCAAAACACGATGGATGCGTGACACCGCACGTAAATATCTTGATGCGGTTCTGGTACATGGCGATCCGCGCCTGTTTGGTTTTGATCGCAGCTTTGAGTTTGCCGACGATATATCTGATCTGATCGCTTACACCGGCTATGTCGCACCAAAGGTTGCCGATGACGTTGCTGGAGGTGTTGAGGCGGACCGTCACGGTCTTCTTGTTTCCGCCGGTGGTGGTGCCGTCGGAGCTGAACTGATCAGGCTTGCAATTTCTGCCCGCGCGCATTCGCAAAAATATAGCGACGCTATTTGGGATATTGTCGCTGGGCCGCATTTTCCCTCAGATCAGTTCGAGCTTTTGCGCGGCCAGTTGCCAGACGGTGTGATCCTGCATCGGTTCTTGCCCGATTTCCGTGAACGGATGTTGCGTGCCGCCGTTTCCGTTTCACAGGCCGGATACAACACGCTGATGGATGTGTTGGCGACGCGAACGCCAGCTGTCATGGTGCCGTTTGCAGAAGGCGGCGAAAGCGAGCAAACCGAACGTGCAGAAGTCCTTGCCAAAGAAGGGGTTATTTCCCTGCTTGATCTTGATGGCCTGTCTGCGCAATCATTAGCAAAACAAATAGATAACGCCAGACAGCCAAGCGGGATTAAAATCGCACTGGATGGCGCAAAAAGAACTGCGTCAATCATCGCAGAAAAGATCAAAGGGCAGGCATGAGCAGCTGGGACCAATTACGCGCAGAGCTTGATCTGTGGCAGTCGGAAGACCGGATTGCCACCGCGTGGTGGCGTGACGACGATGCGGTTTCTGTGACCCCGGCGCTTGAAACGCTTCTGCGATTTGAACAGGACTATAAAGTGCCACTCGCACTTGCGGTTATTCCGGCGGTTTTACAGGACGACCTTGTCGAACGTCTTGTCGAAACCCTTGATACTCGTGTGTTGCAGCATGGTTGGTCCCACCAAAACCATATGCCAGAGGGACGCAAGAAACAGGAACTCGATGACGTGCGCGATATTGGCGATGTCGTTGCCGATCTGCGCCACGGGTTTTCGGTTCTGCAATCGCGTTTTGGCAATCGTTTCTTGCCGGTCCTGGTGCCGCCATGGAACCGGGTGGCCGAAGATGTCGTGGCGGCTTTGCATTCCCTTGGCTTTTGCGGGATCAGCACATTCAATGCGCGTAAGGTGGCAGAGCCGTACAAAGGCATCATGCAGGTCAACACGCATGTTGACGTCATTGATTGGCGTGGAACACGCGGCTTTGTTGGCGAAGACGCGGCACTTGGCGCGATGATTGAACATCTGGCGGCGCGGCGAACAGGGCAGGTCGACGCGGATGAGCCGACGGGCATTCTGACCCATCATCTTGTCCATGACGAGGCCACTACGAAGTTCCTTGATAATCTGTTTTCTATGGACCATTCAGCCTTGCGCTGGTTGAGAATACCCGGAGTATTTCCATGGCAATAAGGCCAAAACAACACGTGGAACCTGAACAGGCACCGGCCCCCGAGGCCCCCAGTGTGCCAAGCACAGTGGACCCGGTAAAGCCAGCAGGTGTTGGTGACAGCGAAGTCCAGACGATGGGCTATCCATCCAAACTGATGGCGCCGGATTTGGCGAAATCAATTGTCGGGCTGCTGATTTGCGGGGTTATCGCGCTGATTCCCGAGATGCTCGCAATCATTCAATGGACGTCGGCCGGGCTTGCTTTGCTGTTCGTTTTCTATTTTGCCCGCACGGTGATCCGCTTCCAGTCAAAGATTTATGTATCGGAATACGGCATTCGGCTTTCAAGCCTGCGCGGTGGAACGGCTTTTGCCTGGCCGGAACTTTCAAAGTTCCGTTTGCGTTACTTTAGTACCAAGCGCGATGGCAACAAGGGATGGTTTGAGCTGACCCTGCAGGCAGGGGATGCGAAAATTGTCGCAGAATCAACACTGGACGGTTTTGACGATCTCCTTGAAATTTCTCGTGATTGGGCGAAAGATAACCAGCTGCTTGTCGATGACGTCACAAGAACAAACTTGATGCGCATGGATGAGGCCGAAACACTGGTTAAGGCCGCTGCATCCGAACGCAAACACGGTGGTACCAACTAGAATGTCCGATATTCTGCGCATCAAGGATCTGAAAGTTGAATTCGTACTGCCGCACATGCGTGTCAAGGCTGTCGAGAATGTAAGCTTTCGGATCGGTGCGCAGGAAACCGTTGCACTGGTTGGTGAGTCCGGATCGGGCAAAAGCACCATTTCGCAGGCAATCATGGGGCTGTTGCCAAAGGTGGCCCAGGTCACCAAAGGATCTATCATCTTTGCCGATCCGAAAAAGCCCGGAACCCGCGCGGATATCGCCATGCTGGATCGGTCTGGCTCTGACATGCGCGCCATTCGCGGTGGCCGGATTTCGATGATTTTCCAGGAACCGATGAGTTCCCTGTCGCCACTCCACACAATCGGCGATCAGATATGCGAGGCCGTGAAACTTCATCGCAAGGTCGGATCGGCCGAGGCGCGTGAACTTGCCGTTGAAATGCTGACACTGGTCGGCTTCCCGCAGCCCAAGCGCTCCCTTAAAACTTATCCATTCGAACTTTCTGGTGGCCTTCGTCAGCGTGCAATGATCGCGATGGCACTGGTGTGTCGTCCGGCCTTGTTGATTGCGGATGAACCGACAACCGCGCTTGATGTAACCATTCAGGCGCAAATTCTGCGTCTGATCAAGGAAGTGCAGGCAGAATTGAAGATGTCGGTTCTGTTGATCACCCATGATCTTGGTGTCGTTGCTAACATGGCTGACCGGATGGTGGTGATCTATGACGGGCGGGTGGTCGAGGCTGGTAAAACCGACGATGTGTTCATCAATCCCGGCCATACATATACACGATCATTGCTTGCGGCGGTTCCGCACTTTGACATGGGACCGGACGAAAGGTTGCGTCCGCTGCGCGAGATCAAGCCGAAAACCGGCAGTCTGCTTGCCAGTGCAGGTGATGGCGATACACAACAAAATACATCGGATGTTCCGGCGACTTTGGCCCTGCACCCGACCATGGCCAGCGAGCCGGTTCTGGCAGTTCGCCATCTCAGCAAAAGTTTTACCACGCGCAAGGGTAACTGGATCAAATCCGAAGAGCGCCTTGTACCCGCAGTTTCCGACGTCTCACTGACGGTTAATCGCGGCGAATGCGTTGGTCTGGTAGGCGAAAGTGGTTGCGGTAAGACGACCCTTTCCAAGCTGATCATGCGCGCGATGAGCCCGGATGAAGGTTCCATTCTGTTTCGCGGTGAAAGCGGACAGATGACTGAATTGACCGGGCTTGATGAAGATCAGCTCAATCCGTACCGAAAGCGGATACAGTTTGTTTTTCAGGACCCGTTCGGATCGCTCAATCCGCGGATGACGGTTCAGGATATCATTACCGAACCCATGCTTATTCACGGTGTCGGGGATAGTAACTATCGACAGAAAATGGTGCTGGAACTGATGGACCTGGTTGGTCTTGATCCGCGCTTTCTGAACCGGTATCCGCATAGTTTCTCAGGCGGGCAGCGCCAGCGTATCGGGATCGCACGTGCACTTAGCCTGAAGCCGGATTTGTTGATTTTCGATGAGCCGACATCGGCACTTGATGTATCGGTTCAGGCCCAAATACTTAATCTTTTAAAAGATTTGCAGCGTGATCTTAATTTGACCTATCTGTTCATATCACACAATCTTGCGGTCGTGGATTACGTTGCAGACAGGATTGCAGTGATGTGTGCTGGGCGGATTGTTGAATCCGCACCACGCGAAGTGCTGTTTAAGAACCCGATGCATCCCTACACGCAGGCTTTGCTGCATGCCGTGCCGTTTGCCGATCTGGATCACCTGCTTGATTTCGACAAGATAATGGATGGCAAGGCATCTGATCCATCCCGCTGGCCAGCCCCGTTCACGATCAACCAGACCAGCGAGCCCAAGATGATGCAGGTCGCAGAAGATCACTTTGTTCGTGCCGAACGTGCCGATTTTACGGAGATCGCCATATGATCAGTGTGTTAAACCCGTCGATGTCTAGAATTCATCGTGCCTTTTCTGGCCTTGTGATGACGACAGGTTTTCTGGCGGCAAGTGTCTTGGTCGCACCGGCGCACGCAGAAGTCCCTTATTTCGAGGATGCGGTCGCAAGCGGGTCTTTGCCTGCGATGAATGACCGCCTGCCAGAACATCCGCATGTGATTGACTTTGCCGGTGAGGGTAAGGAAATCGGCAAGTATGGTGGAGAATTTGTCACCATCATGGGGCGGTCCAAAGATATCCGTATGGCGGTTGTCTATGGCTATGCCCGCTTGATCGGCTATGATCAGGACCTCAACCTGCGTCCAGATATCCTTGAAGCGCTTGATGTAAACGAAGAAGGCAATGTCTTCACGTTGCATATCCGCAAAGGTCACAAATGGTCGGATGGCGAGCCGTTCACGGCTGAGGATTTCCGTTATTACTGGGAAGATATCGTTAATAACGACGAACTGTTTCCGGTCGGGCCGCCGCGCTTCCTGTTTGTCGGGAATGAGCCGGCAACCTTTGAAATTATTGACGAATATACAGTTCGGTACAGCTGGTCACAGCCAAACCCGTTTTTCCTGACCGAACTGGCAGCAACCCGCCCGCCATTTATTTATCGTCCGGCGCACTATCTGAAACAGTTCCATGAGAATTATCGTGATGCCGACGCACTGCAGGCGATGGTCGAAGAACGCGGTCTGCGTAGCTGGGCTGTCTTGCATACGGACATTGATCGTCCCTACAAGCTTTCCAACATTCATCGCCCGTCGCTGGAGCCATGGCTGATCACGACAGAGGAGCCTTCTGATCGCTTCGTCTTCGTGCGCAACCCGTATTATCACCGCGTCGATCCGGAAGGTAACCAGCTTCCTTACATCGACCGGATGATTTTCAATATCTCGAACGCAAAGCTGGTCCCGGCCAAAGTCGGCGCGGGCGAGGTCGACCTGCAAAGCAGAATTCTGTCGCTTAAGGACTACACGTTCCTGAAGCAATCCGAAGCCAATCAGAACTATGATGTGCGTCTTTGGGATGTCGGGGCGGGGGCTTATGCCGCATTGTATCCCAACCTGACCTGCAGCGATCCGGTCTGGCGCGAAGTTCTGCGTGATGTCCGTTTCCGCCGTGCGCTGTCGTTGGCGATCAACCGTACCGAGATTAACCGGGTCATGTTCTTTGGTTTGGCGCAACCGACCAACAATACCGTCTTGCCCAAAAGCCCGTTATTCAAGCCGGAATATCGTGAAAGCTATACCGATTTCGACGTCAAGGCCGCAAACCAACTGCTTGATACAATTGGGTTGGATGAACGCAATGGCGAAGGTATTCGTCTTT comes from the Thalassospira sp. ER-Se-21-Dark genome and includes:
- a CDS encoding glycosyltransferase encodes the protein MSDVMVYVQHLLGIGHVRRMALINQALRNEGLGVTVVSGGVPDDSLNFAANEVVQLFPCKTSDTGFSGLVDPEGNALGDDWQEERKRQLLTAFKETAPKLLLVEMFPFGRRAFRFELIPLFDAANEAGIPIICSVRDLLVRKKDIGKTRWMRDTARKYLDAVLVHGDPRLFGFDRSFEFADDISDLIAYTGYVAPKVADDVAGGVEADRHGLLVSAGGGAVGAELIRLAISARAHSQKYSDAIWDIVAGPHFPSDQFELLRGQLPDGVILHRFLPDFRERMLRAAVSVSQAGYNTLMDVLATRTPAVMVPFAEGGESEQTERAEVLAKEGVISLLDLDGLSAQSLAKQIDNARQPSGIKIALDGAKRTASIIAEKIKGQA
- a CDS encoding polysaccharide deacetylase family protein, whose protein sequence is MSSWDQLRAELDLWQSEDRIATAWWRDDDAVSVTPALETLLRFEQDYKVPLALAVIPAVLQDDLVERLVETLDTRVLQHGWSHQNHMPEGRKKQELDDVRDIGDVVADLRHGFSVLQSRFGNRFLPVLVPPWNRVAEDVVAALHSLGFCGISTFNARKVAEPYKGIMQVNTHVDVIDWRGTRGFVGEDAALGAMIEHLAARRTGQVDADEPTGILTHHLVHDEATTKFLDNLFSMDHSALRWLRIPGVFPWQ
- a CDS encoding ABC transporter ATP-binding protein; the encoded protein is MSDILRIKDLKVEFVLPHMRVKAVENVSFRIGAQETVALVGESGSGKSTISQAIMGLLPKVAQVTKGSIIFADPKKPGTRADIAMLDRSGSDMRAIRGGRISMIFQEPMSSLSPLHTIGDQICEAVKLHRKVGSAEARELAVEMLTLVGFPQPKRSLKTYPFELSGGLRQRAMIAMALVCRPALLIADEPTTALDVTIQAQILRLIKEVQAELKMSVLLITHDLGVVANMADRMVVIYDGRVVEAGKTDDVFINPGHTYTRSLLAAVPHFDMGPDERLRPLREIKPKTGSLLASAGDGDTQQNTSDVPATLALHPTMASEPVLAVRHLSKSFTTRKGNWIKSEERLVPAVSDVSLTVNRGECVGLVGESGCGKTTLSKLIMRAMSPDEGSILFRGESGQMTELTGLDEDQLNPYRKRIQFVFQDPFGSLNPRMTVQDIITEPMLIHGVGDSNYRQKMVLELMDLVGLDPRFLNRYPHSFSGGQRQRIGIARALSLKPDLLIFDEPTSALDVSVQAQILNLLKDLQRDLNLTYLFISHNLAVVDYVADRIAVMCAGRIVESAPREVLFKNPMHPYTQALLHAVPFADLDHLLDFDKIMDGKASDPSRWPAPFTINQTSEPKMMQVAEDHFVRAERADFTEIAI
- a CDS encoding ABC transporter substrate-binding protein, whose amino-acid sequence is MISVLNPSMSRIHRAFSGLVMTTGFLAASVLVAPAHAEVPYFEDAVASGSLPAMNDRLPEHPHVIDFAGEGKEIGKYGGEFVTIMGRSKDIRMAVVYGYARLIGYDQDLNLRPDILEALDVNEEGNVFTLHIRKGHKWSDGEPFTAEDFRYYWEDIVNNDELFPVGPPRFLFVGNEPATFEIIDEYTVRYSWSQPNPFFLTELAATRPPFIYRPAHYLKQFHENYRDADALQAMVEERGLRSWAVLHTDIDRPYKLSNIHRPSLEPWLITTEEPSDRFVFVRNPYYHRVDPEGNQLPYIDRMIFNISNAKLVPAKVGAGEVDLQSRILSLKDYTFLKQSEANQNYDVRLWDVGAGAYAALYPNLTCSDPVWREVLRDVRFRRALSLAINRTEINRVMFFGLAQPTNNTVLPKSPLFKPEYRESYTDFDVKAANQLLDTIGLDERNGEGIRLLPDGRPMEIIVETSGENPEHDDMLELIGDSWRQVGIKLFVKGLQREVMRNRAYTGETIMSIFNGIDNGLATPNTAPDEFVPVLQDSLQWPKWGQYYQTDGEAGEAPDMPAAKELMEQYRKWQTSNEAGQKQAWQAILDINSENMFSIGLIGNVPQPVVIDKDMRNVPEKGIHSWEPGAFFGIYRPDTFWWDR